The genome window CGCTGTGCTCCAGCGGCCTCAGCGCGGCGCCGGTCTCGGCCCACTCCCGCGGCAACTGGAGGTGGTACGACATCGCGTCGAACCCCCCTTTCTCGCTCTCCCACAGCCATCCCGGTGGCGAACTCGCGGCGACCAGCAGCACCGCCAGCCCGGGGATCCCCAGCATCACCCAGCCCGGCATCACCGGCCACTTCTCGGGACGCAACTCGCCCCGCACCACCTGGTCCGCCAGCAGCGCCAGCCCGATGCCGACGGAGACCCACGCCGCGACCGCCGCCCGCGGGCCCGAGAGCAGGCCGGCCATGCCGAGCACCTGCGAGAGCACCAGCATCAGCGCCAGCCCGACGCCGGCCTGGATCCAGAGCCGCGACGGCGAAGCCTTATAGAGGAACGAGAGCAGACGCCCGAATCCGAACGCGGCCCCCAGGTAGGCCGCGCCGAGCCCTCCCGAGATGATCACCGACCAGTACGCCGACGCCGCCGCGGCGATCCGCAGGCGGGTCTCCGCTTCGGGGTGCCCTCGCGGCACATCAAACCCGCCCAGCGAGGCCAGCGGAGCCAGCAACAGGATCAGCAGCACCGCGGAGCCGACCGGCCCGAGCCACTTCCCAAACACGCTCTGGAGCCGGTCGATCACGCCAAGCAGTGTAATGACCACGCGCTCGCCGGGCCGGGTCGAGATACGATCATGCCGATGCCGGGCGGCGAGGTCGACGACAACACGGGCTATTCACGGGCGCCGGCGATGCGCATCATCGAGCCACTGTGCGCCGTCTTCCGGCGCAAACTCAAGAGCGTCGGCCTCAAGTACACCCCCGAGCGGGCCCAGATCCTCGACGCGATCATCCAGTGGGAGGGGGTCTTCCAGGCCGAGGAACTGCTCGAGTCCATGAAGCGGGCGGAGTTCCGCGTCAGCAAGGCGACGATCTACCGCACCATCAAGCTGCTCGCCGAGGCGGGGATCATCCAGCAGGTGCTCTTCGACGCCGAGCACGCTCACTACCACCTGGCCTACGGCAAGTCCGCCACGGGCCTGCTGGTGAACGTGGACACCAGGGAGATCACGGCGATCGAGGTGCCGGAGATCGCGGCGATCCGCGACCGGATCTGCCGCGAGAACGGCGTTGTGCCCGAGGGGCACCGCCTGGTGGTGTACGCGAAGTCGCAGCCGGCCCGCGGATAATGCGGCTCACGGAGCCGGTGGAGTCGCGGACCCGGCGGCGGGCCGGGCCTCGCGTGCCACGCCGATGCCGACCTTGGTGATGTTGGCCGCCTCGCAGGATTCGTGGACCCGGATCACGTCGCGGTAGGGGACGCGCGGCGTCGGGCGGATCATCACCTCGATCTTGTCCGGATCGGCGCCCGGGCCGATCGCCGCGATGCGGTCGACCAGTTCCTGCACGGGGCGGCGGTCGAGGCCCAGTTCGCAGGAGACGACAGTCTCGCCCTGATCGTCGATGTCCATGACGATGTTGATGCGGGTGGGGGGGAGTTCGAGCGGGTCCTTGGGCGCATTGGACTTGCCCGGGCCGCCCTCGACCGGGATCGCGGCGCGGAGGAACCACTCCTCGCCGACGAAGGCGGCGCTGGCCATGAAGAAGATCAGGATGACCATCACGATGTCGACCATCGGGGTCATGTTGGGGCCGAAGTGGGTGGACCACTTGTGGAGGGCGTCGCGGCGGGCGTACCCGCCCCCGCGCCGTCGGCGTGCGGCCTCGCTCATGATCGCTTCTCCGTGGCGAGGCGGACCGACTTGGCCCCGGCCTTGCCGCAGGCGCGGAGGATGGGCTCGACAGCGCCGTAGGAGAGCTCG of Phycisphaeraceae bacterium contains these proteins:
- a CDS encoding biopolymer transporter ExbD translates to MSEAARRRRGGGYARRDALHKWSTHFGPNMTPMVDIVMVILIFFMASAAFVGEEWFLRAAIPVEGGPGKSNAPKDPLELPPTRINIVMDIDDQGETVVSCELGLDRRPVQELVDRIAAIGPGADPDKIEVMIRPTPRVPYRDVIRVHESCEAANITKVGIGVAREARPAAGSATPPAP
- a CDS encoding transcriptional repressor; the encoded protein is MPGGEVDDNTGYSRAPAMRIIEPLCAVFRRKLKSVGLKYTPERAQILDAIIQWEGVFQAEELLESMKRAEFRVSKATIYRTIKLLAEAGIIQQVLFDAEHAHYHLAYGKSATGLLVNVDTREITAIEVPEIAAIRDRICRENGVVPEGHRLVVYAKSQPARG